In Acidimicrobiales bacterium, the genomic stretch TGACCAGGCCGCGAATCCGGTAGAGGGACCCGGCGATCATCGGGACGGTCCCCGCCAGGTTGGTGGCCTGGCGGACGGCGATGTACGTCCCGGCCGACACGGTGCGCAGCAGCCAGATCTGAAGGATCCCCGAGGCCAGGCTGTAGATCCCCCACACCAGGGACAGCTGCCGGAAGATCCGCTGGCGGTCGTCCGGCGGGCTTCGCGGGTCCGGCGGCCCGAACACGACCTTGAAGGCGGCGCCGATGGCGGGACGGCCCACCGCCACCGACCCGAGGAAGATCGCCGCCACCAGGAAGCTGGTCACGATCCCGGGCCCGAAGTAGGCGAGCTCCGAGTTGGTGGCGACGCCGACGGCGCCCCGGGCGACGAGGAAGGCCAGGCTGATCCACAGCACCAGGCCGGGGCGCCGGCCCCGGGCCCGCCGGGCCAGCCCCAGAGTCACCGAGGCGGCGGTGGCGCCGGCCATGGCCCAGCGCAGGCCGTAGGTCCAGTCCAGGGGCATGAACGTGGCAACCGGCACGACCCCGCTGACGACGTTGGACCAGCCCATCCGGCCGGCCATCTCCCGGAGGCTGAGCGGCAGGTGGGATCCGTCGGGAGCGGGCAGGGGGACGCCGAGCACGGTCCGGCGCTCGGGCCCGGAGGAGGTGGGAGCCACTACCCGGCCGTCTCCACAATCACGCCATCGCCCCCCAGCGTCAGCCCCTTGACGTATGTGAAAAACTAACATGGCCGCAGGAGCGGTGTCGAGGGTTGGTCGCGAGCAGGGGAGGCCATGAGCAGCCAGCGGGTGCGTTCGCCGGTCGGTGCGGGAGCATCGGCCAAACGGAGAGGGCGGCGCCCGAGCATCTCGCGCGAGGACCTGGTACGTGAAGCCCGCAGGCTGGGGCCCGACGGCATCGGGCTACAGGCGGTGGCCGACGCCCTCGGGGTGACGCGCACCAGCCTCTACTACTACGTGAAGGACCAGGTCGAGCTGGGCCGGCTGGTGCTGACCGCGCTCATCGACGACGCCACTGACGAGCAATGGCTGCCGTCGGACCAGGCGGACTGGTCGGAGTGGCTCGAGGCCTATGCCTTCGAGCTGCGGCGCAAGCACCTGTCGGTCGCGCCGTGGCTGCGCTACGCCCAGCACAATCCGTTGGTGACCGAGCGGTCCCTGGCCCAGATGGACCGCCTGATGGAGCACCTGGTGCGCTCGGGATTCAGCATGCAGCTGGCCAGCCAGGCGTCGGTGTTCATCACCCGGATCGTGATGGCCACGGTCCACCAGGAGGTGGCCGGCATGGCCGGAGACGCCGAGACGGCGCGGGTGATGGCCGATCTGGCCGCCACGCGCGACCGGCTCCGCACCCGTCCGGACAATGAGCTCCGCTCCATCCGCAAGGTGTGGGACGCCCTGGACCGGACCGACAGCGAGACCCAGCTGCGCTTCGAGCTGAGGTGCGCCCTGGAGGGGATCCGCGTCCAACTGTCCTGAGCCGCCGGAGCGACGCGTGCAGTTTGTCTCGACAGCCGTTGAATAGGGGGAACATGGCCAGGGAAGCCGTCCACGGCGCCGTCGAGCCCGGCTACGAGCCCGTCCGTCGGGCGTTCGAGGTCAACTTCGCCGAAGAGGGGGAGGTGGGCGCGGCGGTCGCGGTGTACCGCCACGGGCGCCCGGTCGTGGATCTCTGGGCGGGCGTGCGGAACACCGAGACAGGTGCGCCGTGGGAGGAGCACACCCCGGTGAGGGTCGCCTCGACCACCAAGGGCCTCACCGCCGTCTGCGCCAACCTGTTGGCCCAGCGCGGGGAGCTCGACCTCGACGCTCCGGTCGCGGCGTACTGGCCCGAGTTCAAGGCGGAGGGGAAGGAGTCGGTACCGGTCCGGTGGGTGCTGGCCCATCGCGCCGGCGTCCCCGTGGTGGACAGGACCTTCACCGCCGAGGACGTGTTCGCCTGGTTCCCGGTGGTGGACGCCATCGCCGCCCAGAAGCCGCTGTGGAAGCCGGGGACGGCCCACGGCTACCACGGCCAGACGTACGGCTACATGGTCGGAGAGCTGGTCCGCCGGATCACCGGCCGGACCATCGGCCGCTTCCTGGCGGAGGAAGTGGCGGGACCGTTGGCCCTCGACGCCTGGATCGGGACCCCGGAGGACGTGATCCCGAAGGTGGCCCGGGTGCTGTCCCCGGCCTACGGGGCAGTGTCCGGGGACGCCGGATGTAAACGCGCTGACGCGGAACGGGAGGAGCCGACGGGCGGCGGAGCCGACGACCTGGCCGAGCGGTTCGGCCTGATCATGCGGGTGGCTCTGTTCACCCACCTGATGCCGGACTACAACGCCCCCGAGTGGCTGCGCATCGAGATGCCATCGGCCAACGGGGTCACCACGGCGCGTTCTCTGGCCAAGCTGTACGCCTCCCTGATCGGCGAGGTGCACGGCCGGCGGCTGTTCACGCCCGAGACCCTGGCGGCGGCAACAACACCTCAGGCTGAGGGGGAGGACCGGATCCTGCGTCATGCCACCCGCTGGGGTCTCGGCTTCTCGTTGGCGTCGGAGCCGTCTCCGATGCTCGGTCCCCACTCGTTCGGCCATGCGGGTGCCGGCGGCTCCTTCGGTCTGGCCGACCCGGAGAGCGGAGTCTCCATGGGCTAT encodes the following:
- a CDS encoding DUF3159 domain-containing protein, giving the protein MAPTSSGPERRTVLGVPLPAPDGSHLPLSLREMAGRMGWSNVVSGVVPVATFMPLDWTYGLRWAMAGATAASVTLGLARRARGRRPGLVLWISLAFLVARGAVGVATNSELAYFGPGIVTSFLVAAIFLGSVAVGRPAIGAAFKVVFGPPDPRSPPDDRQRIFRQLSLVWGIYSLASGILQIWLLRTVSAGTYIAVRQATNLAGTVPMIAGSLYRIRGLVTRPAPETAA
- a CDS encoding TetR/AcrR family transcriptional regulator C-terminal domain-containing protein, whose amino-acid sequence is MSSQRVRSPVGAGASAKRRGRRPSISREDLVREARRLGPDGIGLQAVADALGVTRTSLYYYVKDQVELGRLVLTALIDDATDEQWLPSDQADWSEWLEAYAFELRRKHLSVAPWLRYAQHNPLVTERSLAQMDRLMEHLVRSGFSMQLASQASVFITRIVMATVHQEVAGMAGDAETARVMADLAATRDRLRTRPDNELRSIRKVWDALDRTDSETQLRFELRCALEGIRVQLS
- a CDS encoding serine hydrolase domain-containing protein, with the translated sequence MAREAVHGAVEPGYEPVRRAFEVNFAEEGEVGAAVAVYRHGRPVVDLWAGVRNTETGAPWEEHTPVRVASTTKGLTAVCANLLAQRGELDLDAPVAAYWPEFKAEGKESVPVRWVLAHRAGVPVVDRTFTAEDVFAWFPVVDAIAAQKPLWKPGTAHGYHGQTYGYMVGELVRRITGRTIGRFLAEEVAGPLALDAWIGTPEDVIPKVARVLSPAYGAVSGDAGCKRADAEREEPTGGGADDLAERFGLIMRVALFTHLMPDYNAPEWLRIEMPSANGVTTARSLAKLYASLIGEVHGRRLFTPETLAAATTPQAEGEDRILRHATRWGLGFSLASEPSPMLGPHSFGHAGAGGSFGLADPESGVSMGYVMNLHKMGEDRRGTRLMEAVRASL